From a region of the Sphaerodactylus townsendi isolate TG3544 linkage group LG09, MPM_Stown_v2.3, whole genome shotgun sequence genome:
- the HNF4G gene encoding hepatocyte nuclear factor 4-gamma isoform X1 codes for MRNSESVLDMEMANYSEVLDPSYTSLEFETMQVLYNGSDSCSAEALNMNTADNGVGGVCAICGDRATGKHYGASSCDGCKGFFRRSIRKNHVYTCRFSRQCIVDKDKRNQCRYCRLKKCFHAGMKKEAVQNERDRISTRRSTSDSNNSPSINTLSQAEVLSRQIPVSSPGAGTDINVKKIASVSDVCESMKQQLLVLVEWAKYIPAFCELRLDDQVALLRAHAGEHLLLGAAKRSMAYKDIILLGNNFVIHRNSSEVEISRVANRILDEIIQPFQEIQIDDNEYACLKAILFFDPDAKGLSNPVKIRNMRFQVQISLEDYINDRQYDSRGRFGELLLLLPTLQSITWQMIEQIQFVKLFGMVKIDSLLQEMLLGGTSNDATNLHPVHPHLAQDPFTGQTLLISSVSVPVNTDQISTPETPLPSPPQGSGQEYKMPANQVTVISQPSLPKQKPL; via the exons ATGAGGAACTCTGAATCAGTTCTGGACATGGAGATGGCAAATTATAGTGAAGTCTTAGACCCAAGTTACACAAGTTTGGAGTTTGAAACAATGCAGGTCTTATATAATGGCAGCG ATAGTTGTTCAGCAGAAGCTCTCAATATGAACACTGCAGACAATGGAGTTGGTGGCGTTTGTGCAATATGTGGAGACAGAGCGACGGGCAAGCATTATGGAGCTTCCAGTTGTGATGGGTGCAAGGGGTTCTTCCGACGCAGCATACGCAAGAATCATGTTTACACATGCAG ATTTAGCCGGCAATGTATTGTTGATAAGGACAAGAGAAATCAATGCAGATACTGTCGTTTAAAAAAGTGTTTCCATGCTGGGATGAAGAAGGaag CTGTGCAAAATGAACGGGACAGAATAAGTACAAGAAGGAGCACATCTGACAGCAATAACAGTCCTTCTATTAACACGTTGTCCCAGGCTGAAGTGCTTTCTCGTCAG ATCCCTGTTTCGAGCCCAGGTGCTGGTACTGATATCAATGTTAAGAAAATTGCCAGTGTTAGTGATGTCTGTGAATCAATGAAACAACAACTCTTGGTTCTGGTAGAATGGGCAAAATATATTCCAGCTTTCTGCGAGTTACGACTGGATGATCAG GTTGCTCTGCTGAGAGCACATGCTGGAGAACACCTGTTGCTGGGAGCAGCAAAGCGCTCTATGGCTTACAAGGACATTATTCTTTTAG gCAACAATTTTGTCATCCATCGCAACAGTTCTGAAGTAGAGATTAGCCGAGTAGCAAACCGGATTTTGGATGAGATCATACAACCGTTTCAAGAAATTCAGATTGATGACAATGAATATGCTTGTCTAAAAGCCATCCTCTTCTTTGATCCAG ATGCAAAAGGACTGAGCAACCCAGTGAAGATCAGGAACATGAGATTTCAAGTCCAGATCAGTTTGGAGGATTACATCAATGACCGCCAGTATGACTCTAGAGGACGGTTTGGGGAGCTGCTGCTACTTCTGCCGACTCTACAGAGTATTACCTGGCAAATGATTGAGCAAATACAGTTTGTGAAATTGTTTGGAATGGTTAAAATTGACAGTTTACTTCAGGAAATGTTACTAGGAG GTACCTCCAATGATGCTACAAATCTTCATCCAGTTCATCCTCATCTAGCCCAAGATCCAttcactgggcaaactctgcttaTAAGTTCAGTGTCTGTTCCTGTGAATACAGATCAGATAT CAACGCCTGAAACTCCACTACCTTCCCCTCCACAAGGTTCTGGCCAGGAATACAAGATGCCTGCAAACCAAGTTACGGTTATTTCTCAGCCATCTCTTCCAAAACAAAAGCCATTGTGA
- the HNF4G gene encoding hepatocyte nuclear factor 4-gamma isoform X2 — protein MNTADNGVGGVCAICGDRATGKHYGASSCDGCKGFFRRSIRKNHVYTCRFSRQCIVDKDKRNQCRYCRLKKCFHAGMKKEAVQNERDRISTRRSTSDSNNSPSINTLSQAEVLSRQIPVSSPGAGTDINVKKIASVSDVCESMKQQLLVLVEWAKYIPAFCELRLDDQVALLRAHAGEHLLLGAAKRSMAYKDIILLGNNFVIHRNSSEVEISRVANRILDEIIQPFQEIQIDDNEYACLKAILFFDPDAKGLSNPVKIRNMRFQVQISLEDYINDRQYDSRGRFGELLLLLPTLQSITWQMIEQIQFVKLFGMVKIDSLLQEMLLGGTSNDATNLHPVHPHLAQDPFTGQTLLISSVSVPVNTDQISTPETPLPSPPQGSGQEYKMPANQVTVISQPSLPKQKPL, from the exons ATGAACACTGCAGACAATGGAGTTGGTGGCGTTTGTGCAATATGTGGAGACAGAGCGACGGGCAAGCATTATGGAGCTTCCAGTTGTGATGGGTGCAAGGGGTTCTTCCGACGCAGCATACGCAAGAATCATGTTTACACATGCAG ATTTAGCCGGCAATGTATTGTTGATAAGGACAAGAGAAATCAATGCAGATACTGTCGTTTAAAAAAGTGTTTCCATGCTGGGATGAAGAAGGaag CTGTGCAAAATGAACGGGACAGAATAAGTACAAGAAGGAGCACATCTGACAGCAATAACAGTCCTTCTATTAACACGTTGTCCCAGGCTGAAGTGCTTTCTCGTCAG ATCCCTGTTTCGAGCCCAGGTGCTGGTACTGATATCAATGTTAAGAAAATTGCCAGTGTTAGTGATGTCTGTGAATCAATGAAACAACAACTCTTGGTTCTGGTAGAATGGGCAAAATATATTCCAGCTTTCTGCGAGTTACGACTGGATGATCAG GTTGCTCTGCTGAGAGCACATGCTGGAGAACACCTGTTGCTGGGAGCAGCAAAGCGCTCTATGGCTTACAAGGACATTATTCTTTTAG gCAACAATTTTGTCATCCATCGCAACAGTTCTGAAGTAGAGATTAGCCGAGTAGCAAACCGGATTTTGGATGAGATCATACAACCGTTTCAAGAAATTCAGATTGATGACAATGAATATGCTTGTCTAAAAGCCATCCTCTTCTTTGATCCAG ATGCAAAAGGACTGAGCAACCCAGTGAAGATCAGGAACATGAGATTTCAAGTCCAGATCAGTTTGGAGGATTACATCAATGACCGCCAGTATGACTCTAGAGGACGGTTTGGGGAGCTGCTGCTACTTCTGCCGACTCTACAGAGTATTACCTGGCAAATGATTGAGCAAATACAGTTTGTGAAATTGTTTGGAATGGTTAAAATTGACAGTTTACTTCAGGAAATGTTACTAGGAG GTACCTCCAATGATGCTACAAATCTTCATCCAGTTCATCCTCATCTAGCCCAAGATCCAttcactgggcaaactctgcttaTAAGTTCAGTGTCTGTTCCTGTGAATACAGATCAGATAT CAACGCCTGAAACTCCACTACCTTCCCCTCCACAAGGTTCTGGCCAGGAATACAAGATGCCTGCAAACCAAGTTACGGTTATTTCTCAGCCATCTCTTCCAAAACAAAAGCCATTGTGA